A part of Bacillus thuringiensis genomic DNA contains:
- a CDS encoding L-lactate permease, with translation MSTWTQIYDPLNNIWLSALIAALPIFCFIICLMGLKMKSYIAGLYSVIVAIILAIFVYKMPATVAVASAGFGVLSGFYPICTIVIAAIFLYKLTVKTEQFNVIRDSISSITNDQRLQVLLIAYSFGAFLEGAAGLGVPVAITAALLVGMGFNPLKAAGICLVANIAGGAMGAMGIPVTVPAQLTELDALTIGRQTVLILPFISIVLPFLLVSMVDGIKGIKETWQGILVSGVSFAITQFLVTYFLGAELTNIFAAVVSMVSLALFLRVWQPKSSTKEEKQEEKEAHTFNQILYAWSPFVFLTAFVTIFNLKPIKALFAPDGALANLVFNIQFPGLHNAVMKTTPITKADTPFAAVFKFDVFSSTTTAIVLAIIVSLIVYRVKGKIVKELMVETIKELKAPVYTICSVIALAYVENYSGMSSTLGLAFSSTGNAFPVLSPILGWIGVFITGSVVSSGSLFAPLQAVTADQLNIVPSTLVALNVVGGTMAKMVSPQSVAVACAAVGLVGKESVLFKTAMKYSLIFLAIISLLQLNAVFNIF, from the coding sequence ATGAGTACTTGGACACAAATTTATGACCCGTTAAACAACATTTGGTTATCTGCACTAATCGCAGCACTTCCAATTTTCTGCTTCATCATTTGTTTAATGGGACTGAAAATGAAAAGTTATATCGCTGGTCTTTACAGTGTGATTGTCGCTATTATTCTTGCTATATTCGTTTATAAAATGCCAGCAACTGTAGCTGTAGCATCTGCCGGATTTGGTGTTTTATCTGGATTTTATCCAATTTGTACTATCGTTATCGCAGCAATTTTCCTTTATAAATTAACTGTTAAAACAGAGCAATTCAATGTCATTCGTGATAGTATTTCAAGCATTACAAATGACCAACGTTTACAAGTATTATTAATCGCTTATTCTTTCGGTGCTTTCTTAGAAGGCGCAGCTGGGCTAGGGGTTCCAGTTGCTATTACAGCTGCATTACTTGTAGGTATGGGCTTTAATCCATTAAAAGCAGCAGGTATTTGTTTGGTAGCGAACATCGCTGGTGGTGCTATGGGTGCTATGGGTATCCCAGTTACAGTACCAGCACAATTAACTGAGCTAGACGCATTAACTATCGGTCGTCAAACTGTTCTTATTTTACCATTCATTAGTATTGTTTTACCTTTCCTACTTGTTTCAATGGTCGATGGAATTAAAGGTATTAAAGAAACTTGGCAAGGTATTCTTGTAAGTGGGGTTTCTTTCGCCATTACTCAGTTCCTTGTAACTTACTTCTTAGGTGCGGAACTTACTAATATTTTCGCAGCCGTTGTAAGTATGGTCTCTCTTGCATTATTCTTACGTGTTTGGCAGCCAAAATCTTCTACTAAAGAAGAAAAACAAGAAGAAAAAGAAGCTCATACATTCAATCAAATTCTATATGCTTGGTCTCCATTCGTATTCTTAACTGCATTCGTAACAATCTTTAATTTAAAACCAATTAAAGCTTTATTTGCTCCGGATGGCGCACTAGCAAACTTAGTATTTAACATTCAGTTCCCTGGTCTTCATAATGCCGTTATGAAAACTACACCAATTACAAAAGCTGATACACCTTTCGCAGCTGTTTTCAAATTTGATGTATTCTCATCTACAACTACTGCAATCGTATTAGCAATTATCGTTTCACTTATCGTATACCGCGTAAAAGGGAAAATAGTTAAAGAATTAATGGTTGAAACAATAAAAGAACTAAAAGCTCCAGTATATACAATCTGTAGCGTTATCGCTTTAGCTTACGTAGAGAACTACTCTGGTATGTCATCTACACTTGGACTTGCATTCTCTTCTACTGGTAATGCATTCCCTGTTCTTTCTCCGATCTTAGGATGGATTGGCGTATTCATTACAGGATCAGTAGTATCAAGTGGTTCATTATTTGCACCGCTTCAAGCAGTAACTGCAGATCAATTAAACATCGTTCCTTCTACTCTTGTTGCATTAAACGTAGTAGGTGGTACAATGGCAAAAATGGTTTCACCACAATCTGTAGCAGTTGCTTGTGCCGCAGTTGGACTAGTTGGTAAAGAATCTGTCCTATTTAAAACAGCAATGAAATACAGTTTAATCTTCTTAGCTATCATTAGCTTACTTCAATTAAACGCTGTATTTAATATCTTTTAA
- a CDS encoding ArsR/SmtB family transcription factor, translating into MSQNQFECRISEEDVQMLRALAHPLRLRLVMELMQRGTCNVTQLQEVLEIPQSTVSQHLTKLKQNKVVRFERRGLEVYYQIHNDKVSEVVKTLFS; encoded by the coding sequence ATGAGCCAAAATCAATTCGAATGTCGTATTTCAGAAGAAGATGTACAAATGTTAAGAGCGCTAGCGCATCCGTTACGTTTACGTCTAGTAATGGAACTAATGCAACGAGGAACTTGTAATGTAACACAATTACAGGAAGTGTTAGAAATTCCGCAATCAACGGTTTCGCAACATTTAACGAAATTAAAACAAAACAAAGTAGTGCGCTTTGAAAGACGAGGACTAGAAGTGTATTATCAAATTCATAATGATAAAGTAAGTGAAGTTGTAAAAACATTATTTTCTTAA